The Desulfatibacillum aliphaticivorans DSM 15576 nucleotide sequence CCATGGCTGCGCTGATTTCCATCAAAAATCAAATAACAGGGATGACCTGTTTGACCTCACCGCGTTCTCTTAGAACGTCCAGCGTGTCTTCCAGAACCCTTGACCTCTTGCCCCAAAGGAGCCGCTGCTTGATGCTCTCTTTCTGATCGGCGAAACCGTCCGCTTCGGGATATTTCTCCTCCAGCACGCAAGTGACGAACACGCCTTTGACGCCTTCCACGGGAGCGTCCGGGTAGGGGTTGGCGGCGTCGGCCAGGAATGCAGCCGATGCAACGGCGGGCTCATCGCCTAGGTCGGGAATATAACCGCCCCGCTTGAAAAAGCCGGTGTTCTTGACCGTTACGTTATAGGCTGCAGCCGCATCTTCCATGCTCTTGCCGCCCTTGACCTCTTCCAGAAATTCAGCGGCTTTGTCGATGGCCGCCTGAGCCATAACCTCTTTTTTGACGTCGGCCGCCACCTTGGCTTTCACCTCTTCCAGCTCAGGAATGATCGCCGGCTTCTTGTCCAGCATCCAAATGATGTAGAAGCCGTCGTCAAATTGCAGCACGTCGGAAAAAGAGTCCTTATACATGTCAAAAACTTCATCCGCCATTTCCTGCGGATTGGCTACACCTGCAGGGCCTTGCTCGGTGAAATAGTCCGTGGTCTTCAGTTCCACGCCCGCGTCCGCCGCTGCCTTGGCCATATCCATATCAGACAACAAATTGTCGAAGGCCGCCTCCGCCGCATTGTAAGCCTCGTCCAAAGCCACGTCTGCAGCCAGCTTGCTGCGAATGGAGTCCTCCACCTCGCTCAGCTCCTTGGTTCTGGCTTCCTTAATCTCCTCCACCTTAATGATATGGAAGCCGAAATCCGTACGCACAGGATCGCTGATTTCCCCGGCGTTCAAGGCGAAGGCCGCGTCCTCAAAAGGCTTGACCATCCTGCCGCGGGGGAAGGAGCCCAGGTCGCCCCCGTTTTTCGCGGTGGGGCCGTCTGAGAACTCCTTGGCCAATTCCGCGAAATCCTCGCCGGCCTTGGCCTTGGCTTCTATTTCCTGGGCCTTTTTCAGGGCTTCCGCCACTTTTTCCTCCGGAGCGTCCTTGGCTAAAGAAATAAGGATGTGACGCGCATGCACCTGTTGGTCTTCGTAATAGCTGTCCAGGTTATCGTCGTAAAAGAGTTCTATCTCTTCCTGAGGGATGCTTACCTCTTTCAGAAAATCCTTGGGATTAAAATACAGGTAGGAAACCTTGGCCATGGGAAGGGTTTCGTAATCCGCGCTGTGAGCGTCATAATACGCCTGGATCTGGTCTTCGGTCGCCACCACGTCCGTAAACGTGGAAGGCTCGAACAGCACGTATTTCATGCTGACTTGCTTGGCGTCCCAATTGTACCACTGCCTGGCTTCTTCGTCGGAAACCTGAGCCATGGCCATCAAATAGGAGCGGATTTTGGTGGAAAGCATGTTCCGCGCTTTTTCGGCTTCATAGTCCTTGCTGGTAACGCCTGATCTGGAAAGAATATATTCATACCGCTTCGGGTCAAACTGGCCGCTGCTGGTCTGGAAGACCTGAGTTTGCGCAATGTCCTGCACCAGCTCATCTTCCGTGACCTGCATGCCCAAGTCCCTGGCATGCTGGAGAAGCAGCACATTATCCACCAGGTCGTCAAAGACGTTTTGCCGCAGAAGATCGTAGTCAAATGAGTCGCCGAACTTTTCGCGGTTGTAATCATAGACGTTTTTGTACATCCGCTCAAATGTGTTGCGGGAAATCGTCTCTCCGTTAACCACCGCCAAACGATTCCCCCGGTTCTGAAAAGAACTGTATCCAAACGAAAATACAAACACCAAAACGATGATTCCCAATAGAATTTTGATAATCCAAGACGTTGCGTGCTCACGCATCATGCTAAGCATTGGCGGATTCCTTCCCTCTTAGGTCTGAGGCGATAAACCCGGACGCCGTGGATTCGGGGCCCGGGGGTTGGGTTTGCTAATTTTGCTGAGCTCTGTACCAATTGAGTTTCCCCCCGGCGGAAAGAACCTGCCGCTCAAATGGATTGAGGTCGATTCTTACGGGAATGGTCTTGCCGGTCGCGGCGTTTTTCAGGTCAAAGCTATCTTTTTCGAGAATATTTTCCAAAGCGTTTTCCAGGGTTAAAACATCTCCCTGGCTCACGTCATCCAAGGCCTTGGGATCTGCAAAAATAAGGGGCAATATGCCGAAATTAATCAGGTTCGCCCTATGAATGCGTGCGAAGGACGCGGCGATCACGCCCCGAATTCCAAGGTGCATGGGCGCAAGCGCGGCATGCTCCCGGCTGGAGCCCTGCCCATAGTTTTCTCCGGCCACGATAAATCCGCCCTGCTTTTCCTTGGCCCGGGCCGAAAAACCTTCGTCCACCAAGGAAAACACATACTTGGAAATTTCCGGAATGTTGCTGCGGAAGCTCAAAATATGCGTGCCGGCGGGCATGATGTCGTCCGTGGTGATGTTATCGGGCAGCTTAAGCAGCACCTCGCCCGAAACCTTCCGGCCCACGGCCTTGCCCAAAGGCAGCGGCTTGATGTTGGGTCCCCGGAGAATTTCCACGTCGCTTCCGTCTTCCGGCGGATAAACGATTCCAGCCTCCTGGGTGGGGTAGATTTCCGGCAGGCTGATTCGCGGGGCGTCGCCCAAATCCCTGGGGTCGGCGAACTTGCCGGCCAAGGCCGTGGCCGCCGCCGTCTCCGGGCTCACCAGATAGGCGCCGGCGTCCTTGGTGCCGCACCGGCCTTTGAAGTTGCGGTTCATGGTCCGGACCGTAACGCCTCCGCTGGGAGGCGCCTGCCCCATGCCGATGCAGGGGCCGCATGCGCATTCCATAATCCGGGCGCCAGCCTTGATCAGGTCCGTAAACTCTCCGCTGTCGGCCAGCATGGTCAAAACCTGCCTGGAGCCGGGGGCAATCACCAGGCTGACTTCCGGCGGAATCCTTTTCCCTCTCACCATGGCCGCCACCGTGGCCAGATCCTTATAAGAGGAGTTGGTGCAGGAGCCGATGACCACCTGATCCACCTGGGTTCCCTCCAATTCCCGAACCTCTTTCACAAGGTCGGGCATATGGGGACATGCGGCCAGGGGAACGAGTTTGGAAAGATCAATCTCTATCACCCTGGAGTACTTGGCGTCCGCATCGGGCTCCAAGCGGGTCCAAACGTCCTCCCGGCCCTGGGCCCTTAAAAAGGCCAGGGTGTTGTCGTCGCTGGAAAACAGGGAGGTTGTCGCGCCAAGCTCCGCGCCCATATTGGTGATGGTCGCCCTTTCCGTGACGGACAACGTGGCCGCGCCCGGTCCGGTGTATTCATACACCTTGCCCACGCCGCCCTTGACCGTCTCCCGGCGCAAAACCTCCAGGATCACGTCTTTGGCTGCCACCCAAGCGGGCAACTGGCCGGTAAGATGCACGGACACAACTTCGGGCATGGGCAGCGTAAATGGCTCCCCAGCCATGGCCATGGCCACGTCCAGGCCGCCGGCGCCAATGGCGACCATGCCGATGCCGCCGCCCGTGGGCGTGTGGCTGTCGGACCCCAACAGCGTGCGGCCGGGAACGCCGAAGCGCTCCAAGTTCAATTGATGGCAAATGCCGTTGCCAGGCTCGGAAAAGACCATGCCGTACTTGGCGGCTATGGTCCTGAGAAAACGGTGATCGTCAAAATTATAAAATCCCGACTGCAGCGTGTTGTGATCCACGTAACTGACCGAAAGGTCCGCCTTGACCTTGTCGATTCCCAGAGCCTCGAACTGGAGGCAGGCCATGGTGCCGGTGGCGTCCTGGGTAAGGGTCTGGTCAATGGGCAACCGGATGGGGGTTCCGGGCTCGGGTATGGGATCTATCCCGTGATGGGACAGAATTTTTTCAAATAGGTTCATGACAAGCTCTCCCGCTCATACAAAGCAATAAAATTAGGCGGCTACGAACCTCTCTGTTTAACATCCCGGCCTGTTTTCGTCAACCGGAACTAAGCGCCGAATGGCGGAGAAAAGGAATGGCGGGGAGGCCTTTCCAGGCCCTTTTGAAAAAGCCGTTGGAAATCTTGGGAGCCCATGGCGCCGGGCGGGCGCCTTAGTGGAGAAGATTTTGAAGATCGTAACCAACAATGCTTTGAATTTTCGCTATCAAATAATCCCTCTTGTAATAGGCGAACACCGCAATGCCAATCAGATACATGAAACGCCTGAGCACGACGGTATAGTCCCAGAATTCTTTGAATTGGGCCCGCTTTTCGCGAACCCAGCGCCAGCGTTCCCGGCTCCGGGCTTTTCTCTCCGCCGCACGCTGAGCCTTCATAACCAACCTGGCATGCTTTCTCTGGGCAATTTTCTCTCTGGACAAGGCGGTTTTATCCAGCTTGGCCTTTTGCTTGGCCATGGCTTTTATGTGCTGCATCTTCCGCCTTTCCTGCAAAATCCTGCCGGGAGCGGCCAGCCATTCCACAAAGGCGTCGGTTTTTTCGTTGAATATTTTGACAAAACGCTGACCCAAGGGCAGGCCGCGCCGGGCTTCCTTGGCCAGGCGCCGGGCCTCTTTGGCCGCCTCTTTCCGGCGCTTTTTTTCCACCCGGGCCAGGGCCTTGGCCTCCAGGATCGGCCGCCGCCTTTCCATGCGGGCCTTTTTCCTGGCCAAACGGGCCTTTTTAGCCTGAACCATGGAGTCGTGGATCGCATGGAACGGCGTCATGATGAAATCGGCGATTCTCTGAAAAAACTCGTTTAAAAACTTTATAATCCTGCGCAGCAGGCGAAGCCCCCTGCTTTCTTTACGGCGCTTATTCTTCTCTTCTTCCCTGGCCATGAGTTCCTGCCAGCGTTTTTGAACAGCCGCCACCTTTTTGGCTTCTTTTTTGTCCACCGCAATTTGTTTTGCTTCTGATGAGTCGCCGTTTGCCATGGGGGAGTCTCCTGTAAGAAAAATGCGCCTGAAATAATATCGGGAACGTACCGAAAATGCAAGCGGGAAGAGATTGTTAAGTATATGAAAACCTGCAATAAACAGTATTGGTAACCATTAACAATTTTTGAAAACCCGCCGCACGGGAGTTCTCCCGGCCGGCGGCGTCGCCCGGAAGATTGAAAAGAGGAGCGGCCGAGAATAGGGGGATATCCATTTATTGAGAATTTTTTTCATAAAGATTGAACAAAGAATGGAAATAAGGCTTGACACATGGGCGCGCTTCCTGATACTTGCTTGTTCCGTTGCACGGGGCTGTAGCTCAGCTGGGAGAGCACATGACTGGCAGTCATGGGGTCAGGGGTTCAAGTCCCCTCAGCTCCACCACCAATAAAATCAAAGGGTTAGGTCATTTGGCCTGACCCTTTTTTTATGGCGGATTCCTGACTGGTTGCGGACAGGCGCGGATTTGCCGTCCAGATCGTCTATTTCCTCGTTATTGGAGCCGGGCATGTAATGGTAATAAGTATCCACCGTTACCTTGATCGAAATGTAAATAGTCAATATTGAAAATAATTAAGTGCCTTTTAATATAAAATTTGTCATCTTCTTTACAAGATTTCTATAGATGTATGATTTATTTGAGACCTTGTACAAGGCATCTTTGTACTGGCTCGTCCAATAGCAGATGCCCCCCCTTAATCAAATCCACAAAAAACATGTTGCCGGAATAGTGCTGCATAGGTATGACTCTTTGCACGGTTTTCGAGGCTATGATGCCTCGGAATAAGGAGAAGCATGACACGGCAGCAGCAGGCATATGCATACGCTTTTGGGGCGGTTTTGATCTGGTCCACGGTGGCGTCGGCGTTTAAGATATCCCTCCGGCATTTAAGCCCGATCCAGCTTTTGTTGTGGGCGGATATTTTTTCGATCATCTGTCTGTTTTCCGTTTTGCTGGTTCAGAAGAAGCTGCCGTTGCTCACGACCCTGCCTCGCCCCGCCCTCAGGCGCGGTTTGGCCCTTGGAATATTGAACCCCTTCCTTTATTATGTAATTTTGTTCGCGGCCTACGACCTGCTGCCCGCCCAGGAGGCTCAGCCCCTCAACTACACCTGGGCCATCACCCTCACCGTATTTTCCTGGCCCTTGCTGGGCCAGCGCCTTGGGCTTCGGGAGGCCGTCGCAATCGGCGTCAGCTACGCCGGCGTGGTGCTTATATCCACCCACGGCGCCCCTTTCGCCCTTTCCTTTTCCAGCGGGCCGGGCGTGGCCCTGGCCTTAGGCAGCACCATCATCTGGGCTTTGTTTTGGATTTTTAACGCCAAGGACGAGACCGACCCGGTCATCAGCCTGTTTTTGAACTTTTCAGCCGGCTTTCCCTTTATTTTGATCGCATGCCTCCTGTTTTCATCCCCCTGGCCCGGAGCCTGGCAGGGCTTGGCGGGTGCGGCCTACGTGGGCGTGTTTGAAATGGGAATCACCTTTGTTTTCTGGCTGAAAGCCTTGCGCCTGACTTCCAGCGCGGCCAAGGTGTCCACCTTGATATTTTTCTCGCCTTTTTTGTCCCTGGTTTTCATCCATTTTCTCGTGGGGGAGGAGATTTTGCTCTCCACCATCGTCGGCCTGGGATTCATAATAGCAGGCAATGCTCTTCAGCAGACCGGTAAAGGCGCCGATTAATTTCCGATTCTACTATTGCACTATTGTGCAATTGGCCGATTTATAATGGTTTTCACCTATTTCTCAGGGCGTTCAAAATCAGGTTGACGCATTGCGTTCTGTGAGGGTATCGTTAGGTTTTTAAGGGCGTACGCCCAAACCCCAAAAAACACCCCTC carries:
- a CDS encoding DMT family transporter, producing MTRQQQAYAYAFGAVLIWSTVASAFKISLRHLSPIQLLLWADIFSIICLFSVLLVQKKLPLLTTLPRPALRRGLALGILNPFLYYVILFAAYDLLPAQEAQPLNYTWAITLTVFSWPLLGQRLGLREAVAIGVSYAGVVLISTHGAPFALSFSSGPGVALALGSTIIWALFWIFNAKDETDPVISLFLNFSAGFPFILIACLLFSSPWPGAWQGLAGAAYVGVFEMGITFVFWLKALRLTSSAAKVSTLIFFSPFLSLVFIHFLVGEEILLSTIVGLGFIIAGNALQQTGKGAD
- a CDS encoding aconitate hydratase → MNLFEKILSHHGIDPIPEPGTPIRLPIDQTLTQDATGTMACLQFEALGIDKVKADLSVSYVDHNTLQSGFYNFDDHRFLRTIAAKYGMVFSEPGNGICHQLNLERFGVPGRTLLGSDSHTPTGGGIGMVAIGAGGLDVAMAMAGEPFTLPMPEVVSVHLTGQLPAWVAAKDVILEVLRRETVKGGVGKVYEYTGPGAATLSVTERATITNMGAELGATTSLFSSDDNTLAFLRAQGREDVWTRLEPDADAKYSRVIEIDLSKLVPLAACPHMPDLVKEVRELEGTQVDQVVIGSCTNSSYKDLATVAAMVRGKRIPPEVSLVIAPGSRQVLTMLADSGEFTDLIKAGARIMECACGPCIGMGQAPPSGGVTVRTMNRNFKGRCGTKDAGAYLVSPETAAATALAGKFADPRDLGDAPRISLPEIYPTQEAGIVYPPEDGSDVEILRGPNIKPLPLGKAVGRKVSGEVLLKLPDNITTDDIMPAGTHILSFRSNIPEISKYVFSLVDEGFSARAKEKQGGFIVAGENYGQGSSREHAALAPMHLGIRGVIAASFARIHRANLINFGILPLIFADPKALDDVSQGDVLTLENALENILEKDSFDLKNAATGKTIPVRIDLNPFERQVLSAGGKLNWYRAQQN
- a CDS encoding SurA N-terminal domain-containing protein, giving the protein MLSMMREHATSWIIKILLGIIVLVFVFSFGYSSFQNRGNRLAVVNGETISRNTFERMYKNVYDYNREKFGDSFDYDLLRQNVFDDLVDNVLLLQHARDLGMQVTEDELVQDIAQTQVFQTSSGQFDPKRYEYILSRSGVTSKDYEAEKARNMLSTKIRSYLMAMAQVSDEEARQWYNWDAKQVSMKYVLFEPSTFTDVVATEDQIQAYYDAHSADYETLPMAKVSYLYFNPKDFLKEVSIPQEEIELFYDDNLDSYYEDQQVHARHILISLAKDAPEEKVAEALKKAQEIEAKAKAGEDFAELAKEFSDGPTAKNGGDLGSFPRGRMVKPFEDAAFALNAGEISDPVRTDFGFHIIKVEEIKEARTKELSEVEDSIRSKLAADVALDEAYNAAEAAFDNLLSDMDMAKAAADAGVELKTTDYFTEQGPAGVANPQEMADEVFDMYKDSFSDVLQFDDGFYIIWMLDKKPAIIPELEEVKAKVAADVKKEVMAQAAIDKAAEFLEEVKGGKSMEDAAAAYNVTVKNTGFFKRGGYIPDLGDEPAVASAAFLADAANPYPDAPVEGVKGVFVTCVLEEKYPEADGFADQKESIKQRLLWGKRSRVLEDTLDVLRERGEVKQVIPVI